CGGCGACGACAAGAAGAGCGACAACGCGGGCTCCGCGGAGTGTGCCGCATACGACAAGTACGAGGGCCACGACGGCAAGAAGGTCTCCATCTACGCGTCCATCCGTGACGCGGAGGCCGACCTGCTGGAGCGGTCGTGGGCGCAGTTCACCGACTGCACCGGCATCGAGATCGACTACGAGGGCAGCGGCGAGTTCGAGGCGCAGCTCCCCGTCCGGGTCGACGGCGGCAACGCCCCCGACATCGCTTTCGTGCCCCAGCCGGGCCTCGTGAAGCGGTTCGCGGACGCCGGCAAGCTGAAGTCCCTCGGTGCCGACACCAAGGCCCTGGCCGAGCAGAACATGCCGGCCGACTGGCTGAAGTACGGCACCGTGAACGGGACGCTCTACGGTGTGCCGCTCGGCGCCAACGTGAAGTCCTTCGTCTGGTATTCGCCGAAGACGTTCAAGGAGAAGGGCTGGGAGGTCCCGACCAGCTGGGACCAGCTGATCGCCCTGAGCGACAAGATCGCCGCCAGCGGCATGAAGCCGTGGTGCGCGGGTGTCGAGTCCGGTGACGCCACTGGCTGGCCGGCGACCGACTGGATCGAAGACATGATGCTGCGGACGCAGACCCCCGAGGTCTACGACCAGTGGACGACCCACGCCATCCCGTTCAACGACCCGAAGGTTGCCGAGGCGGTCGACCGCGCCGGCACCATCCTCAAGAACGAGAAGTACATGAACGGCGGGTTCGGCGGCGTCAAGAGCATCACCACCACCTCCTTCCAGGAGGCGGGCGTGCCGGTCACCAACGGCAAGTGCGCCATGCACCGGCAGGCCTCGTTCTACGCCAACCAGTTCCCCGAGGGCACCAAGGTGGCTGAGGACGGCGACGCGTTCGCCTTCTACTTCCCGGCCATCGACCCGGCCAAGGGCAAGCCGGTGCTGGGCGCGGGCGAGTTCGTCGTCGCGTACGCCGACCGTCCCGAGGTCCAGGCGGTGCAGACCTACCTCGCCTCCGGCGAGTACGTCAACAGCCGCGCGAAGCTCGGCAACTGGGTCACGGCGAACAACAAGCTGGACATCGCCAACGTGGCCAGCCCGATCGACAAGCTGTCCGTCCAGATCCTCCAGGACAAGACCGGCGTCTTCCGCTTCGACGGCTCCGACCTGATGCCGGCCGGTGTCGGGGCGGGAACGTTCTGGAAGGGCATGGTCGAGTGGCTGAACGGCAAGGCGACCGCCCCGGTGCTCCAGGGCATCGAGAGCAGCTGGCCTAAGTGATCCCGGCGGTGGCCCGGCCCGCGCTCGCGGGCCGGGCCACCGGCCGAGTAGACCCGGAAGGGAGGGTTGATGGAGTTCGACTTCGCCGATCAGCAGCCGAAGCTCCTCATGCTGATGTACGGGCTGATCGCCTTCGTGGTGGTGGTGGGCGGTCTGCTCCTGCTGCTCGACGTCGTACCGGCCTGGTTCGCACGGCGACGCGAGGCGCAGCTCGTCGCCGCGTCCGCGAGTGGAGCGCCGATCACCCGGCGACTCAAGCAACGCGAGGGTCTCTTCGCCCTCTTCTTCCTGCTGCCGACGCTTCTGCTGCTCGCCATCGGCCTGGTCGTGCCAGCCATCCGCACCGTGTCGCTCTCCCTGATGGACAGGGAAAGCAACAACTGGGTGGGGCTGCGCAACTACGGCTGGATGTTCTCTGACGACTCCATCGTCCGGGTCCTGGTCAACAGCCTGGTCTGGGTGCTCCTGGTCCCTCTGGTGGCGACCGCGTTCGGCGTGATCTACGCCGTTCTGGTGGACAAGGCCCGGTTCGAGGTCGTCGCCAAGTCCCTGATCTTCCTGCCGATGGCGATCTCCTTCGTCGGCGCGAGCATCATCTGGAAGTTCGTCTACGCCTACCGCGGTGAAGGCGACCAGATCGGTCTGCTCAACCAGATCGTGGTCACCCTCGGCGGTGAGCCCAAGCAGTGGCTGCTCGAATCACCCCTGAACACGCTGCTGCTGATCGTCATCATGATCTGGATCCAGGCCGGTTTCGCCATGGTGGTGCTCTCCGCCGCGATCAAGGCCATCCCCGGGGACATCGTGGAGGCCGCCCGGCTCGACGGGGTCAGCCCGTGGCAGATGTTCTGGCAGATCACCATGCCGAGCATCCGGCCCGCGCTGATCGTGGTGGTGGTGACCCTCTCGATCGGCTCGCTCAAGGTCTTCGACATCGTCCGGACCGCCACCAACGGCAACTACGACACCAGCGTGATCGCCAACGAGATGTACAACCAGGCATTCCGGTACGGCGAGAACGGCCAGGGCTCCGCGCTCGCGGTCTTCCTCTTCATCCTGGTCATCCCGATCGTGATCTACCAGATCCGCAACCTCCGTCAACAGCGGGAGGGCTGAGATGACGACCGCAACGCCCACCGTCGCCGTTGGCACGCAGAAGACCGACGGCCCCACGTCGACCGCCGGGCGGGTTCGCAAGCGGTTGAACAGCCGTACCGCGACGCTCGTCTCGATCGTCATCGCGGTGGTCTGGACCATCCCGACCTTCGGCCTGCTCGTCTCCTCCCTCCGGCCGGAGGACGAGATCAAGACCACCGGCTGGTGGACCGCCTTCACCAACCCGCAGTTCACCCTGGAGAACTACCAGCAGGTCCTGTTCGGACGGTCGTCCTCATCCGGGCAGCTCGCCGGGTACTTCATCAACTCCCTGGCGATCACCATCCCGTCGGTGCTCTTCCCGATCGCCTTC
The window above is part of the Micromonospora sp. LH3U1 genome. Proteins encoded here:
- a CDS encoding ABC transporter substrate-binding protein, encoding MAVFTRPRQAFAIAGVLGLALSATACGTGDDKKSDNAGSAECAAYDKYEGHDGKKVSIYASIRDAEADLLERSWAQFTDCTGIEIDYEGSGEFEAQLPVRVDGGNAPDIAFVPQPGLVKRFADAGKLKSLGADTKALAEQNMPADWLKYGTVNGTLYGVPLGANVKSFVWYSPKTFKEKGWEVPTSWDQLIALSDKIAASGMKPWCAGVESGDATGWPATDWIEDMMLRTQTPEVYDQWTTHAIPFNDPKVAEAVDRAGTILKNEKYMNGGFGGVKSITTTSFQEAGVPVTNGKCAMHRQASFYANQFPEGTKVAEDGDAFAFYFPAIDPAKGKPVLGAGEFVVAYADRPEVQAVQTYLASGEYVNSRAKLGNWVTANNKLDIANVASPIDKLSVQILQDKTGVFRFDGSDLMPAGVGAGTFWKGMVEWLNGKATAPVLQGIESSWPK
- a CDS encoding carbohydrate ABC transporter permease; this encodes MEFDFADQQPKLLMLMYGLIAFVVVVGGLLLLLDVVPAWFARRREAQLVAASASGAPITRRLKQREGLFALFFLLPTLLLLAIGLVVPAIRTVSLSLMDRESNNWVGLRNYGWMFSDDSIVRVLVNSLVWVLLVPLVATAFGVIYAVLVDKARFEVVAKSLIFLPMAISFVGASIIWKFVYAYRGEGDQIGLLNQIVVTLGGEPKQWLLESPLNTLLLIVIMIWIQAGFAMVVLSAAIKAIPGDIVEAARLDGVSPWQMFWQITMPSIRPALIVVVVTLSIGSLKVFDIVRTATNGNYDTSVIANEMYNQAFRYGENGQGSALAVFLFILVIPIVIYQIRNLRQQREG